A section of the Actinomycetes bacterium genome encodes:
- a CDS encoding site-specific integrase gives MTRRSFGAVRRLPSGRWQARYWDVATATHLAAPVTFPTKTDANAWLAERQTEGRRGVVYDARAAKKTVHALVREHLDTAAAIGDLKPKTLDGYESLLRACIDGDPIATISVATLRARDVREWLTRLRQRRLSASRVRQAYRLVSAVCRRAVRDDVIPRNPCDGVELPRLPEARARFLETDEMDRLLAACPDEAQRAFLLTLAYGGLRWGEAAALRVRDVDLRHGTVRVDESLSAATDPRTGRHTLIFQSPKSRQSRTITVPTVVLEALRQRVDALPLNPDRLLWTTRTGGPLRYSSWKRWVWDGSVERAKLDAVNPHDLRRTCASHMFAMGFTVPEVQQHLGHADPSVTLAVYTQVTQGRARGAKARWDRYLNTAVSAPSPPASARARRAE, from the coding sequence ATGACACGAAGATCGTTCGGCGCGGTCCGGCGGCTGCCCTCGGGACGGTGGCAGGCCCGGTACTGGGACGTCGCGACCGCGACCCACCTGGCGGCCCCGGTGACCTTCCCGACCAAAACGGACGCCAACGCCTGGCTGGCCGAGAGGCAGACCGAGGGGCGTCGTGGAGTGGTGTACGACGCGCGGGCGGCGAAGAAGACCGTGCACGCGCTGGTCCGCGAGCACCTCGACACGGCAGCGGCGATCGGTGACCTCAAGCCGAAGACGCTGGACGGGTACGAGTCGCTGCTGCGGGCCTGCATCGACGGCGACCCGATCGCGACCATCTCTGTGGCCACGCTGCGCGCCCGCGACGTCCGCGAGTGGCTGACCCGGCTGCGGCAACGGCGGCTGTCGGCGTCGCGGGTGCGGCAGGCCTACCGGCTGGTCTCCGCGGTGTGCCGGCGGGCGGTGCGCGACGACGTGATCCCCCGCAACCCTTGCGACGGCGTCGAGCTGCCCCGCCTGCCGGAGGCGCGGGCCCGGTTCCTGGAGACCGACGAGATGGACCGGCTGCTGGCCGCATGCCCGGACGAGGCGCAGCGGGCCTTCCTGCTCACCCTCGCCTATGGCGGCCTGCGCTGGGGCGAGGCTGCGGCACTGCGGGTGCGTGACGTGGACCTGCGGCACGGCACCGTGCGCGTCGACGAGTCTTTGTCCGCGGCGACCGACCCGCGCACCGGCCGGCACACGCTGATCTTCCAGTCCCCGAAGTCACGCCAGTCCCGGACCATCACGGTGCCTACCGTGGTGCTCGAGGCGCTGCGGCAGCGTGTCGATGCGCTGCCGCTGAATCCGGACCGGCTGTTGTGGACCACCCGGACCGGCGGCCCGCTGCGCTACTCCAGCTGGAAGCGGTGGGTGTGGGACGGGTCCGTCGAGCGGGCGAAGCTGGACGCCGTCAACCCGCACGACCTGCGGCGCACCTGCGCCAGCCACATGTTCGCGATGGGGTTCACCGTGCCCGAGGTCCAACAGCATCTGGGGCACGCCGACCCTTCGGTGACGCTGGCGGTCTACACCCAGGTCACCCAGGGCCGGGCCCGGGGCGCGAAGGCGCGCTGGGACCGCTACCTCAACACCGCCGTCTCGGCACCGTCTCCGCCAGCCAGCGCTCGAGCGCGACGCGCGGAATGA
- a CDS encoding helix-turn-helix domain-containing protein, whose amino-acid sequence MQIPPAPVERVTLTVPEAAQLLGISRNEAYLAVQRGELPARRIGRRILIPRVALERWLAETVPRRRC is encoded by the coding sequence ATGCAGATCCCGCCGGCACCTGTGGAGCGGGTGACCCTCACCGTGCCCGAAGCAGCCCAGTTGCTGGGGATCAGCCGAAACGAGGCCTACCTGGCCGTGCAACGCGGGGAGCTGCCGGCCCGGCGGATCGGGCGGCGCATCCTCATTCCGCGCGTCGCGCTCGAGCGCTGGCTGGCGGAGACGGTGCCGAGACGGCGGTGTTGA